The proteins below are encoded in one region of Firmicutes bacterium HGW-Firmicutes-1:
- a CDS encoding adenylate cyclase — MEIEKKFLVKDIPFDLDKLKCDAISQGYICTSPVIRIRQKGANFYLTCKSKGLMARDEFEIEISDDEFLLLSKKVDYNLITKIRYYIPLTDSLTIELDIFKGVLNGLILAEVEFPSLEAAYAFIPPTWFGKETTNDTRFHNNYLCQLDDLSGYDI, encoded by the coding sequence ATGGAAATCGAAAAAAAATTCTTAGTTAAAGACATTCCATTTGACTTAGATAAATTAAAATGTGATGCAATATCACAAGGTTATATTTGCACTAGCCCAGTTATACGTATCCGCCAAAAGGGAGCAAATTTTTATTTAACCTGTAAGTCAAAGGGCTTAATGGCTCGAGATGAGTTTGAAATTGAAATATCAGACGATGAATTCTTATTACTTAGTAAGAAGGTTGATTATAACTTGATTACTAAAATCAGATACTATATTCCACTTACTGATAGTTTAACCATTGAATTAGACATATTTAAAGGCGTTTTAAACGGACTTATACTTGCCGAGGTAGAATTCCCTTCCCTTGAGGCTGCATATGCTTTTATACCGCCTACATGGTTCGGAAAAGAAACCACTAATGATACTAGATTTCATAACAATTATTTATGTCAATTAGATGACTTGAGTGGGTATGACATATGA
- a CDS encoding ribonuclease PH, translating into MKRIDGRNFDSLRNVKITKDYILYPEGSVLIEMGNTKVICNASVEERIPSFKKDSGEGWVTAEYSMLPRATGERTTRDISKLRQNNRSVEIQRLIGRAIRAVVDYKALGERTITLDCDVIQADGGTRTASITGAYVALALACHKLLKQGLITKMPLTGIVAAISVGVVEEVALLDLCYQEDSHAKVDMNVIMTDQGEFIEVQGTGEQAPFSKATLNSLLELAEKGIAELILIQKEVLGEIADEL; encoded by the coding sequence ATGAAAAGAATAGATGGAAGAAATTTTGACTCCTTAAGAAATGTCAAGATAACTAAAGACTATATTCTATACCCTGAAGGGTCAGTATTGATTGAAATGGGAAATACTAAGGTTATATGTAATGCAAGCGTAGAGGAGAGAATCCCATCTTTTAAAAAGGATTCTGGAGAAGGTTGGGTTACAGCAGAATATTCGATGCTGCCTAGAGCAACAGGAGAAAGAACTACAAGAGATATAAGTAAATTAAGACAGAATAACAGAAGTGTAGAAATACAGAGGTTAATCGGTAGAGCTATAAGAGCAGTTGTAGATTATAAAGCACTTGGAGAAAGAACAATTACATTAGACTGTGATGTAATTCAAGCGGATGGAGGTACTAGAACTGCATCTATTACTGGAGCATATGTAGCCCTTGCATTGGCATGTCATAAGTTACTTAAACAAGGTTTAATTACTAAAATGCCTCTAACTGGTATTGTAGCGGCAATTAGTGTAGGTGTTGTTGAAGAAGTAGCGCTTCTGGATTTATGCTATCAAGAAGACAGTCATGCTAAGGTGGATATGAATGTTATTATGACAGATCAAGGGGAATTTATTGAGGTGCAAGGAACTGGAGAGCAAGCGCCATTTTCTAAAGCTACATTGAACAGCTTACTTGAATTAGCAGAAAAAGGTATTGCTGAGCTAATACTGATACAAAAGGAAGTGTTAGGAGAAATTGCAGATGAGTTATAA
- a CDS encoding non-canonical purine NTP pyrophosphatase — translation MSYKPIIFATKNEHKLKEINAILGAVGIEVISMEEAGIDTDVEEDGLTFEENAIKKAEEIMKATGEIVLADDSGLEVDYLDKEPGIYSARYGGVDTPYKIKNKLLIDRLEGVKESKRTARFVCVIAAAFPEGNTMTTRGTIEGTIAFEAKGDNGFGYDPILYVPEYKLTTGEMPSDLKNSISHRGKALRAMREILEEYFTGNTNI, via the coding sequence ATGAGTTATAAGCCTATTATTTTCGCTACAAAAAACGAACATAAATTAAAAGAAATTAATGCAATCCTTGGTGCAGTTGGAATAGAAGTTATTTCCATGGAGGAGGCAGGGATTGATACTGATGTTGAAGAAGATGGTTTAACCTTTGAGGAAAATGCCATAAAAAAAGCGGAAGAAATAATGAAGGCAACAGGGGAAATTGTATTAGCTGATGACTCAGGATTAGAGGTTGATTATTTGGACAAGGAACCTGGAATTTATTCAGCAAGGTATGGGGGTGTAGATACCCCGTATAAAATAAAAAACAAGCTGTTAATCGATAGATTAGAAGGGGTTAAGGAATCTAAGAGAACAGCACGTTTTGTATGTGTAATAGCTGCAGCATTTCCAGAGGGGAATACAATGACTACTAGAGGTACTATAGAGGGTACCATTGCATTTGAAGCAAAGGGTGACAATGGATTTGGTTACGATCCAATTCTTTACGTTCCAGAATATAAGCTGACAACGGGTGAAATGCCATCTGATTTGAAGAATTCTATCAGTCACAGAGGCAAGGCACTAAGAGCAATGAGGGAAATTTTAGAAGAATATTTTACAGGAAATACCAATATATAA
- a CDS encoding diguanylate cyclase, producing the protein MKADFELTKELFQPVSLENKNADTIKRPSIKYWPDVWRRLKMNKLAMVGLYIIIGFIVMAAIGTEINGFKYYVQNLDFINIKPNGVHWFGTDELGRDLFSRLWLGARYSLFIGVMAAAIDFLIGVLYGGVAGISTRRVDSIMMRIAEVIYSIPYLLIVILLSVVFSSQGQGTSLFSLILAMSLTGWVPMGILVRGQVLQLKESEYALAAESIGADKKWILRKHIIPNTLGPILVNVTLTVPRAIFAEATLSFLGLGIQLPKSSLGSLASDGLAGMAVGNGYQILIPAIFISIIMFAFNVLGDGLRDALDPRLRK; encoded by the coding sequence ATGAAGGCAGATTTCGAATTAACGAAGGAGTTATTTCAACCAGTCTCTCTGGAAAATAAAAATGCAGACACTATAAAACGCCCAAGCATAAAATACTGGCCAGATGTATGGCGTAGACTCAAGATGAATAAGTTGGCAATGGTAGGTTTGTATATCATTATTGGATTTATTGTTATGGCAGCAATAGGAACAGAAATCAATGGATTTAAGTATTATGTACAAAACTTAGATTTTATTAATATTAAGCCTAACGGGGTTCATTGGTTTGGAACAGATGAACTTGGAAGGGATTTGTTTTCTAGATTGTGGCTTGGGGCAAGATACTCACTATTTATTGGTGTAATGGCTGCTGCAATCGATTTTTTAATTGGTGTACTATATGGTGGAGTTGCTGGAATATCAACTAGAAGAGTAGATAGTATTATGATGCGTATTGCAGAGGTAATTTATAGTATTCCTTACTTGCTCATTGTTATTTTGCTTTCAGTTGTTTTCTCCTCGCAGGGTCAAGGTACCAGCTTATTTTCATTGATATTAGCAATGAGCCTAACTGGTTGGGTGCCAATGGGAATTTTGGTTAGAGGACAGGTGCTTCAGCTTAAAGAAAGTGAATATGCATTAGCGGCTGAATCTATTGGAGCAGATAAAAAATGGATATTAAGGAAACATATTATTCCTAACACCTTAGGACCTATTTTAGTAAATGTTACACTAACAGTGCCAAGAGCTATTTTTGCTGAGGCTACATTGAGTTTTCTAGGACTTGGGATTCAGTTACCAAAATCCAGCTTGGGATCCTTGGCGAGTGATGGTTTAGCAGGTATGGCTGTTGGAAATGGTTATCAAATATTAATCCCAGCTATTTTTATTTCAATCATTATGTTTGCTTTTAATGTACTAGGAGATGGACTCAGGGATGCACTAGATCCAAGACTACGTAAATAA
- a CDS encoding endonuclease VIII, with translation MMELPEAKVIAQQINETIKGKKIMNVVAACSPHKFAWYHKDPQAYHDLLSEKTIDGAVNQGGMLEIKVQDAVMLFCEGIGIRYHHVNEERPKKHQLLVEFDDFSAISISIQMYGGIMCFKEGEIDNPYYETAKQKPSPFIDLFSWDYFNQLISADEVQKLSAKAFLATEQRIPGLGNGVLQDVLFNAKIHPKKKIATFSDLEKNETFHSIKVTLTEMMFQGGRDTEKDLFGCAGGYKTKQSKNTVNEPCIVCGSLNKKESYMGGSIYFCENCQVYKK, from the coding sequence ATGATGGAATTACCTGAAGCAAAAGTAATAGCCCAGCAAATCAACGAAACAATCAAAGGAAAGAAGATCATGAATGTGGTTGCAGCATGTTCACCCCACAAGTTTGCATGGTACCATAAGGATCCTCAGGCATATCATGACCTTTTATCAGAAAAAACGATTGATGGTGCAGTGAATCAGGGTGGTATGTTGGAAATCAAGGTTCAAGATGCAGTTATGTTATTTTGTGAAGGTATAGGTATTAGATATCATCATGTAAATGAAGAACGTCCTAAGAAGCATCAATTATTAGTCGAATTTGATGATTTCTCTGCAATTAGCATCTCGATACAAATGTATGGCGGTATAATGTGCTTTAAAGAGGGAGAGATTGATAACCCATACTATGAAACGGCAAAGCAAAAGCCTTCGCCATTTATAGATTTGTTCAGTTGGGATTATTTTAATCAGCTTATTTCAGCAGATGAAGTACAAAAATTAAGTGCAAAAGCTTTTTTAGCTACTGAACAAAGAATTCCAGGCCTAGGTAATGGTGTGTTACAGGATGTACTGTTTAATGCTAAAATTCATCCTAAGAAAAAGATTGCTACTTTTAGCGATTTAGAAAAAAATGAAACCTTTCATTCGATTAAAGTAACCTTGACTGAAATGATGTTTCAAGGTGGAAGAGATACTGAAAAGGATTTATTTGGCTGCGCTGGAGGGTATAAAACGAAACAAAGTAAAAACACAGTGAATGAACCATGTATTGTGTGTGGTAGCTTAAATAAAAAGGAAAGTTATATGGGTGGTAGTATATATTTCTGTGAAAACTGCCAAGTATATAAAAAATAA
- the whiA gene encoding DNA-binding protein WhiA, whose product MSFSTRVKEELSRHIGGGRHCKIAEIAAIINMCGKIKVDTNGDVSIKVQTENAAVARKYFTIIKKTFNINVEVLIRRNSYLKKNRVYIMYLTNSLVAQKVLKATKLIDIHDDQIEIFHRIHPLVVQSVCCKRAYIRGAFLASGSMSDPEKTYHLEFVNLHKKHSQELMELINSFEMDAKIVERKKYFVVYLKEGTQIVDLLNIMEGHVALMELENLRILKEMRNNVNRIVNCETANLNKTVYASVRQIEDIEYIDATVGLNSIPETLEDMARLRMMYRDATLKELGTMLDPPVGKSGVNHRLRKIGEIAEKLRDN is encoded by the coding sequence ATGTCTTTTTCAACTAGAGTAAAAGAAGAATTATCTAGGCACATAGGTGGTGGAAGACATTGTAAAATTGCCGAAATTGCTGCAATTATTAACATGTGTGGAAAGATTAAGGTGGATACCAATGGAGATGTTAGTATAAAGGTGCAAACTGAAAATGCTGCAGTTGCAAGAAAGTACTTTACAATCATCAAGAAAACCTTTAATATTAATGTTGAAGTACTTATTAGACGTAATAGTTATCTGAAAAAAAACCGTGTATATATCATGTATCTGACCAATAGTTTAGTAGCGCAGAAGGTATTAAAGGCTACAAAATTAATTGATATTCATGATGATCAAATTGAAATCTTCCATAGAATTCATCCATTAGTTGTTCAAAGTGTATGCTGTAAAAGAGCTTACATTAGAGGGGCATTTTTAGCGAGTGGTTCAATGAGCGATCCGGAAAAAACCTATCATTTAGAGTTCGTAAATCTACATAAGAAACACAGTCAAGAACTGATGGAATTGATTAACTCTTTTGAAATGGATGCTAAGATTGTTGAAAGAAAAAAATATTTTGTTGTGTATTTAAAAGAAGGCACTCAAATAGTTGATTTATTAAATATTATGGAAGGTCATGTTGCATTAATGGAGCTTGAGAATTTAAGGATTCTTAAGGAAATGAGAAATAACGTAAATCGTATTGTGAATTGTGAAACTGCAAATCTGAACAAAACAGTATATGCCTCGGTGAGACAGATAGAGGATATTGAATATATTGATGCAACTGTTGGACTTAATAGTATACCAGAAACCTTAGAGGATATGGCAAGGCTTAGGATGATGTACAGAGATGCTACATTAAAAGAGCTAGGTACAATGTTAGATCCACCTGTTGGTAAATCAGGTGTCAATCATAGACTTAGAAAAATAGGCGAAATAGCTGAAAAACTTAGAGATAATTAA
- a CDS encoding metallophosphoesterase, translating to MKILVISDTHRHIRNVIDLVTKITDVDRIIHLGDLVADAQDIESIYGRIPIDYVSGNCDFYETIAPKEKIISLLGKKILITHGHYYGVKSGYKEIGSVALQKQVDAVLFGHTHVPYIGYVEDVILMNPGSISEPRRSMKPSYGILEIDDKGVLHATLNTIK from the coding sequence ATGAAAATACTTGTTATTAGTGATACACATAGACATATCAGAAATGTAATAGACCTCGTAACAAAGATTACAGATGTGGATAGAATTATTCATTTAGGTGACTTGGTTGCAGATGCGCAGGATATTGAAAGCATTTATGGGAGGATACCTATTGATTATGTCTCTGGAAATTGCGATTTTTATGAAACAATTGCTCCAAAAGAAAAGATCATTTCGTTGTTAGGCAAAAAGATTTTGATCACACATGGACATTACTATGGTGTAAAGAGTGGTTACAAAGAAATTGGTTCAGTTGCTTTACAAAAGCAAGTTGATGCTGTATTGTTTGGTCATACACATGTGCCATATATTGGATACGTCGAAGATGTTATTTTGATGAATCCAGGTAGCATTTCAGAGCCAAGGCGTAGCATGAAGCCGTCCTATGGAATTCTTGAAATTGATGATAAAGGCGTATTACATGCGACACTAAACACGATAAAATAA
- a CDS encoding peptidylprolyl isomerase: protein MENNVIAKVGNIEITKQQMINIIRSLPQQQAMEVSTQAGAKRLLDEMIAGELLYLDALDNNLQADEEFKKTLEEATHGLLQRYAIQKLLQDVTATDEEIRDYFEKNKNKFISQDQLRARHILVEHEAEAKKIKGEIESGLEFSEAAQKYSTCPSKENGGDLGVFEKGRMVPEFEAAAFSLEVGELSDLVKTSFGYHLIMVDEKITSGEKSFEEVASQLNQMVVQEKQGEVYDATLAKLKAKYSVEVNEEALK from the coding sequence ATGGAAAATAATGTAATAGCTAAAGTAGGCAATATTGAAATTACGAAACAACAGATGATCAATATTATAAGAAGCTTACCTCAACAACAAGCAATGGAAGTGTCAACACAAGCAGGTGCAAAGAGATTATTAGACGAAATGATAGCAGGCGAATTATTATATTTAGATGCATTAGATAATAATCTCCAAGCTGATGAAGAATTTAAAAAAACCTTAGAAGAGGCTACACATGGCTTGCTACAGCGTTATGCCATTCAAAAGCTCCTTCAAGATGTTACTGCTACAGATGAAGAAATTCGTGATTATTTTGAAAAAAATAAAAATAAATTTATTAGTCAGGATCAATTAAGAGCTAGACACATCTTAGTTGAACATGAAGCAGAAGCAAAAAAAATAAAAGGTGAAATTGAATCTGGTTTAGAATTTTCTGAGGCAGCACAAAAGTATTCCACTTGTCCTTCAAAGGAAAATGGTGGAGATTTAGGGGTTTTTGAAAAGGGAAGAATGGTTCCTGAATTTGAAGCAGCTGCATTTTCTCTTGAAGTTGGTGAACTTAGTGACCTGGTTAAAACATCCTTTGGTTATCACTTGATCATGGTTGATGAGAAGATAACATCAGGTGAAAAAAGTTTTGAAGAGGTTGCAAGTCAATTAAATCAAATGGTAGTTCAAGAAAAGCAAGGTGAAGTATACGACGCTACGCTTGCTAAATTAAAAGCAAAATATTCAGTGGAAGTAAATGAAGAAGCATTAAAATAA
- a CDS encoding peptide ABC transporter permease, producing the protein MLKFILKRLLLAVITVWAVITITFVLMHSIPGNPFKSESKMPPQVYENLLKKYGLDKPKSEQYVIYLKQVIKGDLGDSMKSRVETVNDMIKRGFPVSAYLGLQALLIALIFGPALGALAALHQNKWPDYFSMVIAILGISVPSFILGTVFIQFIARNVSWIPIGGWGTFAHTILPSIALSMMPLAQTARLMRSSMLEVLGQDYIKTAKSKGISKLAVVVKHAVRNSILPIVSVLGTIVSNLMVGSFVIEKIFGIPGLGMFFISSISNRDYTLIMGTTIFYATILIGMLLIVDIAYVLIDPRIRLTKEGH; encoded by the coding sequence ATGCTAAAATTTATTTTAAAGCGATTACTATTGGCGGTTATTACTGTATGGGCCGTTATTACTATTACTTTTGTTCTAATGCATTCAATACCGGGAAATCCTTTTAAATCTGAAAGTAAAATGCCTCCTCAAGTATATGAGAACCTGCTAAAAAAATATGGACTGGATAAGCCAAAATCTGAACAATACGTTATTTATCTAAAGCAAGTTATAAAAGGTGACTTGGGTGATTCCATGAAATCTAGAGTTGAGACTGTGAATGATATGATTAAAAGAGGATTTCCAGTATCGGCTTATCTTGGTCTTCAAGCACTGTTGATTGCGCTGATCTTTGGACCAGCTCTTGGTGCCTTGGCAGCGCTACATCAAAATAAGTGGCCAGATTATTTCTCGATGGTTATTGCAATACTAGGGATTTCTGTTCCCAGCTTTATACTTGGAACTGTTTTTATTCAATTTATTGCAAGAAATGTTTCGTGGATACCGATTGGTGGATGGGGAACTTTTGCACATACTATTTTACCAAGTATTGCACTTTCTATGATGCCACTTGCTCAAACTGCAAGGCTGATGCGTTCTAGTATGCTTGAAGTACTTGGACAAGACTATATAAAAACTGCTAAATCAAAAGGTATCTCAAAGCTAGCGGTTGTAGTAAAACATGCGGTTAGAAATTCTATTTTACCTATAGTATCTGTGCTTGGCACAATTGTTAGTAATTTAATGGTAGGAAGCTTTGTTATTGAAAAAATATTTGGTATTCCAGGACTTGGAATGTTCTTTATTTCTTCAATTAGTAATAGAGATTATACATTAATTATGGGAACGACAATTTTCTATGCTACCATTTTAATTGGGATGCTTTTGATCGTTGACATTGCTTATGTTCTAATCGACCCTAGAATTAGGCTAACAAAGGAGGGACATTAA
- a CDS encoding UDP-N-acetylenolpyruvoylglucosamine reductase, which yields MKLHTSFKIGGPADFFIAPKNIEKLVSTIKLCSNEKIPYYIMGNGSNLLVSDKGFRGVILQIYKNFNEVRIVDDRVYAQAGVLLSRLSKDIYEASLEGFEFASGIPGTLGGAVFMNAGAYGGEMKHIVEEVTVVTHQGDFINLPKEALALDYRSSILQKEDYVAISATLKLKKGEKELIKRTLDELNHKRKTKQPLEMPSAGSTFKRPEGYFAGKLIMDAGLRGHCIGGAQVSEKHCGFVVNKGSATAEDVILLMEHVREVVKEMFGVELEPEVKLLGE from the coding sequence ATGAAACTGCATACCTCATTTAAAATTGGTGGACCAGCGGATTTTTTTATTGCTCCTAAAAATATTGAGAAGCTAGTAAGTACGATCAAGCTTTGTTCAAATGAGAAAATACCATATTATATAATGGGTAATGGTAGCAATTTATTGGTATCGGACAAGGGCTTTAGAGGAGTAATATTGCAAATATACAAAAACTTTAATGAAGTAAGAATAGTTGATGATAGAGTGTATGCTCAAGCTGGAGTATTATTATCAAGACTTTCAAAAGATATTTATGAAGCAAGTCTTGAGGGTTTTGAATTTGCATCGGGCATACCAGGGACATTAGGTGGTGCTGTTTTTATGAATGCAGGTGCTTATGGTGGAGAAATGAAGCATATTGTTGAAGAAGTTACGGTAGTAACTCATCAAGGAGATTTTATCAATCTGCCGAAAGAAGCCTTAGCATTAGATTATCGTAGCAGTATTTTGCAAAAGGAAGACTATGTAGCAATTAGTGCAACCCTTAAGTTGAAAAAGGGAGAGAAGGAACTCATTAAGAGGACCTTAGATGAACTTAACCATAAGCGAAAAACCAAGCAACCACTTGAAATGCCAAGCGCAGGAAGTACCTTTAAACGTCCTGAGGGGTATTTTGCAGGCAAACTTATCATGGATGCAGGACTAAGAGGTCACTGTATAGGTGGTGCCCAAGTTTCTGAAAAACATTGTGGTTTTGTAGTAAATAAAGGAAGTGCTACTGCCGAGGATGTTATCTTATTAATGGAACATGTACGCGAGGTAGTTAAGGAAATGTTTGGAGTAGAATTAGAGCCTGAAGTAAAACTACTTGGTGAGTAA
- a CDS encoding RNase adapter RapZ, whose amino-acid sequence MQFTVVTGMSGAGKSTVLRILEDIGFFCVDNLPPILIKKFAEICFSPDSGINKVALGIDIRGGNLFAELFKEIGEINQSGYNVDLIFLDANDDILIKRYKETRRKHPLVVNGRIQDGIKLEREMLVEAKERAKYIIDTSNLLTRELKEEIIKIFTEGRKYENLIITILSFGFKYGIPSDSDLVFDVRFIPNPFYISELKHKTGNDQVIKDYVMGWDVTQKFLEKLEDMISFLLPNYIKEGKNQLVISIGCTGGKHRSVTMANALCESLKGNEYSVNIHHRDIEKDAKRGK is encoded by the coding sequence ATGCAATTTACAGTAGTTACAGGAATGTCAGGTGCAGGTAAAAGTACAGTTTTAAGAATTCTTGAGGACATCGGATTTTTTTGTGTAGATAATCTGCCCCCTATTCTAATAAAAAAGTTTGCGGAAATTTGTTTTAGTCCAGATTCGGGTATCAATAAAGTTGCACTAGGCATTGATATTAGAGGTGGGAATCTTTTTGCGGAGCTCTTTAAAGAAATTGGAGAAATCAATCAAAGTGGTTACAATGTTGATCTGATTTTTTTGGATGCAAATGATGATATTTTAATTAAGAGATATAAGGAAACTAGACGAAAGCACCCATTGGTAGTAAATGGTAGAATCCAAGATGGGATTAAGTTAGAAAGAGAAATGCTTGTTGAAGCTAAAGAACGAGCTAAGTATATCATTGATACTAGTAATTTATTGACTAGGGAATTAAAGGAAGAAATTATTAAGATTTTCACTGAAGGTAGAAAGTATGAGAATTTGATCATTACTATCTTATCTTTTGGGTTTAAATATGGGATTCCTTCAGATTCAGATTTGGTATTCGATGTAAGATTTATCCCGAATCCGTTTTATATATCTGAACTAAAACACAAAACGGGTAATGATCAAGTCATTAAAGATTATGTTATGGGATGGGATGTTACCCAAAAATTTCTAGAAAAGTTAGAGGATATGATTAGCTTTTTACTACCAAATTATATTAAAGAGGGCAAAAATCAATTGGTGATTAGCATAGGGTGTACAGGAGGAAAGCATCGTTCTGTAACAATGGCAAATGCGCTATGTGAAAGCTTGAAGGGCAACGAATATAGTGTAAACATACATCATAGAGACATCGAAAAAGATGCTAAACGTGGCAAATAA
- a CDS encoding HPr family phosphocarrier protein → MVSKEITVKIASGFESRPVALFVQVASQFKSNIYVSLQEKKVNAKSIMGMMSLGVLEGESLIISADGEDEVKAIEDLESYLSETEQ, encoded by the coding sequence ATGGTATCAAAAGAAATTACAGTAAAAATTGCGTCAGGCTTCGAATCCAGACCAGTAGCTTTGTTTGTGCAGGTTGCTAGTCAATTTAAAAGCAATATCTATGTATCCCTTCAAGAAAAAAAGGTAAATGCCAAGAGCATTATGGGGATGATGTCTTTAGGCGTATTAGAAGGTGAATCTTTAATCATCAGCGCAGATGGGGAAGATGAAGTGAAGGCGATTGAAGATTTAGAAAGTTACTTATCTGAAACAGAACAATAA
- a CDS encoding peptide ABC transporter substrate-binding protein, with translation MSKKLSVLLILILIAAIAMTGCGAGGNKEAKILRTNNSSEPGSLDPALAQGTHESWVLDHVFEGLMKRTPDGEIVGGMAKEVALAEDGVTYTFTLRDDVKWSNGDPVTAQDFEYAWKHSLDPVTAAYYSYQFFYIKNGEAYNAGKASVEDVGIKVIDDKTLEVVLEQPAPFFLELTAFYALFPVNKKVAEGNPEWSKDPSTYVSNGPFKLTEWVHKSKIVLSKDDNYYDAKNVKLDGIELGILEDENTAWQKYEGGEYDLLLPLPQAVVAQLNADGNKELVIGAELATYYYNFNNDIKPFNNIKVRKALSSAIDRQTIVDKVSQGGQLPAGGVTPFGIPNENNVDFREDVGNLISYDPTNAKALLEEGLAEEGMTLADMNQFSILYNTQEGHKKIAQAIQEMWRNTLGIEVQIENVEFQVKLDREKAGDYSISRAGWIGDYVDPMTFLDLFVTDGPYNDSGFSNAEYDALIKTAKSTADQKVRFDAMRQAEVLLMEQLPVAPIYHYTNPYAQKPYVTGVTKVVNRYPSMIYADIVK, from the coding sequence ATGAGTAAGAAATTATCTGTACTATTAATTTTGATTCTTATTGCAGCTATTGCTATGACAGGTTGTGGCGCAGGGGGAAACAAGGAAGCAAAGATTTTAAGAACAAACAATTCAAGTGAACCAGGGTCATTGGATCCAGCACTTGCACAAGGAACGCATGAGTCATGGGTTCTTGACCATGTATTTGAAGGATTAATGAAAAGAACACCTGATGGGGAAATTGTAGGTGGAATGGCAAAAGAGGTTGCATTAGCCGAGGATGGAGTGACATATACTTTCACACTTCGTGATGATGTTAAATGGTCTAATGGTGATCCAGTTACAGCTCAAGACTTTGAGTATGCTTGGAAACATTCTCTTGATCCAGTAACAGCAGCATACTATTCCTATCAATTTTTCTACATAAAGAACGGGGAAGCTTATAATGCTGGTAAAGCTTCTGTTGAGGACGTAGGTATTAAAGTAATTGATGATAAGACCTTAGAAGTAGTATTAGAACAACCAGCACCTTTCTTCTTGGAGCTTACTGCGTTTTATGCATTGTTCCCAGTTAATAAAAAAGTTGCTGAAGGGAACCCAGAATGGTCGAAGGATCCTTCAACATATGTATCCAATGGACCATTTAAGCTTACTGAATGGGTGCATAAGTCAAAAATTGTTTTATCTAAAGATGATAATTATTACGATGCAAAAAATGTAAAACTCGATGGTATTGAATTGGGAATTTTAGAAGATGAAAATACAGCATGGCAAAAATATGAAGGTGGAGAGTATGACTTATTACTTCCTCTTCCACAAGCAGTAGTTGCGCAACTTAATGCAGATGGCAACAAAGAGTTAGTCATTGGAGCAGAATTAGCAACCTATTACTATAATTTTAACAACGATATTAAGCCTTTTAACAATATTAAGGTAAGAAAGGCATTATCTTCAGCAATAGATCGTCAAACGATTGTTGATAAAGTATCTCAAGGTGGGCAATTACCAGCAGGTGGTGTTACACCATTTGGTATCCCAAATGAAAATAACGTTGATTTCCGTGAAGACGTTGGTAATTTAATTTCTTATGATCCAACGAATGCAAAAGCGCTATTAGAAGAAGGGCTTGCTGAAGAAGGCATGACATTGGCTGATATGAACCAGTTTAGTATTCTTTACAACACCCAAGAAGGACATAAGAAAATTGCTCAAGCAATTCAAGAAATGTGGAGAAACACTTTAGGTATTGAAGTTCAAATCGAAAATGTGGAATTCCAAGTTAAGCTTGACAGGGAAAAAGCAGGAGACTATTCAATATCTCGTGCAGGTTGGATTGGTGACTATGTAGATCCAATGACATTCCTTGATTTATTTGTTACAGATGGTCCTTATAATGATTCAGGCTTTAGTAATGCGGAATATGATGCATTAATCAAAACGGCTAAATCTACTGCTGACCAAAAGGTGCGTTTTGATGCAATGCGTCAAGCAGAAGTATTGCTAATGGAACAACTTCCAGTAGCACCAATTTATCATTATACAAATCCATATGCTCAAAAACCTTATGTTACAGGAGTAACGAAGGTAGTAAATAGATACCCATCAATGATATATGCAGATATTGTAAAATAA